The Antedon mediterranea chromosome 7, ecAntMedi1.1, whole genome shotgun sequence genome has a segment encoding these proteins:
- the LOC140055661 gene encoding uncharacterized protein, translated as MDKVDTKVLDSMYHRINNLNQPCKEKPSFESTSCQQLFACDVTPEEDFTENDDFSNSLKRSQNILQSKQNDSGGESSSGDYLAPFSLNEIYFQLSPHGRPIGLVNSNNQQDHDIRGWSSCPTIHLHPTHQNAQDTSCKSATYRSTSSSYNDAKNSPRSHSAGSSSKKSRTSREGASSRRTSDEGFWNELPPPMPIQYLFKHYKYPRQYVIQYREKYTYKKLKERLSLTKNFVSSGGSIPKAHLVCIDARQGVRGVTLGSKSGCERIVESFEQVIHDKRGSKDPSQKWNLFGHLTDRCDPTLTVNNPSPTEIATFSKMSTVRRSSPSIPSNSNGRFGFRGTPEAHYPFQLNISVGSCTINKPTKKSSRGVITN; from the exons ATGGATAAAGTTGACACCAAAGTGTTAGACAGCATGTATCAtcgtattaataatttaaatcaacCATGTAAAGAAAAGCCTTCATTCGAATCAACATCTTGCCAGCAGCTATTTGCTTGTGACGTAACACCCGAGGAAGATTTTACGGAGAATGACGATTTTTCAAATTCGTTAAAACGTTCACAGAATATATTACAGTCTAAACAGAACGATTCCGGCGGAGAAAGTAGTTCCGGTGACTATCTAGCTCCTTTCAGcttaaatgaaatttattttcaacttagcccacatggtaggcctataggcctagtaaacaGCAATAACCAACAG GATCATGACATACGTGGTTGGTCATCATGTCCCACAATCCACTTGCACCCTACTCACCAGAATGCTCAAGACACATCCTGTAAATCTGCGACTTATCGATCAACCTCATCCAGTTATAACGATGCAAAGAACTCGCCACGGTCTCATAGTGCTGGTTCCTCCTCGAAGAAGAGCAGAACCAGCAGAGAAGGAGCTTCCTCCCGTCGAACAAGTGACGAGGGCTTCTGGAATGAACTCCCTCCACCTATGCCTATTCAGTACCTCTTTAAACATTACAAATATCCAAGGCAATATGTAATTCAGTAcag AGAGAAGTATACATACAAGAAGTTGAAGGAAAGATTGTCGCTAACCAAGAATTTCGTGTCATCTGGCGGTTCCATACCAAAGGCACATCTCGTCTGCATTGACGCCCGCCAAGGGGTACGAGGTGTTACCCTCGGCAGTAAATCCGGATGCGAACGGATTGTAGAGAGCTTCGAACAAGTAATCCATGACAAAAGGGGG agtaAAGATCCAAGTCAGAAATGGAATTTATTTGGCCATTTAACCGATCGATGTGATCCGACGTTAACGGTAAATAACCCTTCACCGACAGAAATAGCGACATTTTCCAAAATGTCGACAGTTCGTAGGTCGTCGCCGTCCATTCCAAGTAACTCCAACGGAAGATTTGGGTTCCGTGGAACTCCAG aaGCACACTACCCATTTCAGTTAAACATCTCAGTCGGAAGCTGCACCATCAACAAACCAACAAAGAAAAGCAGCCGTGGAGTCATTACGAATTGA
- the LOC140055663 gene encoding uncharacterized protein → MASAMGENNRIHEKHQVRILKEKNERLALKYKEEKGRNIKWQQYDDEREEFVFTLTETCREAKSEVTVLKSFLRDQTRDLNEAKNRIHDLESTQAQDNDVRLINADLEIEKQREVIDKLEQDLCDAQEELSNLKKSCFKLSNTKDRLVKRVKELCDNLKVEKRKTKLNKDQYNRLLREKDQGTSSTMKGTKKRSSKYSQSKYPNKNNRESNNNNEECRLMIENIGLLYLLEYN, encoded by the coding sequence ATGGCATCTGCAATGGGAGAGAATAATAGAATACACGAAAAACATCAAGTCAGAATCCTGAAGGAAAAGAATGAAAGATTGGCTTTAAAGTATAAGGAAGAAAAAGGAAGAAACATCAAATGGCAACAATATGACGACGAACgtgaagaatttgtttttacattaacAGAAACCTGTCGGGAAGCGAAGTCTGAAGTTACAGTCTTAAAAAGTTTCTTACGTGATCAAACAAGAGACCTCAACGAAGCTAAAAATAGGATCCACGATCTAGAAAGCACGCAGGCTCAAGACAATGACGTCAGGTTAATTAACGCTGATCTTGAAATTGAGAAACAGAGAGAAGTTATTGACAAATTGGAACAGGATCTTTGTGATGCACAAGAAGAATTGTCCAACCTAAAGAAGAGCTGCTTCAAGTTGTCTAATACTAAAGATCGACTTGTAAAGAGAGTTAAAGAACTCTGTGACAACCTGAAAGTTGAAAAAAGAAAGACCAAGCTAAACAAAGACCAATACAACAGGCTTTTGAGAGAAAAAGACCAAGGAACCTCTTCCACAATGAAAGGCACTAAAAAGAGATCTTCGAAATATTCTCAATCAAAATATCCAAACAAGAATAATCGAGAATCCAATAACAATAACGAGGAATGTAGGCTTATGATTGAAAACATAGGTTTGTTGTATTTGCTAGAATACAATTAG